The Atlantibacter hermannii genomic interval CCCTCGCCGCTTCGCGGTCCCCTCGGCTTACCGCGTCCGGCTTCGGGACCGGGCGCGACGCCACATCCCTGTGGCTCACGCCCTCTGACGGCATCCATGCCGTCAGCCCCGGCCTCCCGCGCACGCCTCGGCGAGGGCGATGGGGTCCAACACCCCCGCGATAATTTCAGGTTTTTAATGGGACTGAAGTGTCGCGATGAGTATGGAAAAATAAAAAGAAAAGCGTGGATTGGGGGCGTTATCTCACAGCGACAAAAACCGTCCTGTAAAACATAAAAATCTGAAAGTTGGGGGGTTGGGTCCGGCATCAAAATCGCCGAGCCGGAATTGACGAGCCAGGTCATCCCCGCATGGACAAAAGCGCCGGGAGCGCTTTTGAACGCCGCTTGCGGCGGCCCCGAAGGGGCGAGGCCCAAGGATGGGCCGAGTAATCCGGGCCTGAGGTCGGGAAAGGCAGGATGCCGTATCCCGACCGACCTGAAGCGAGGAAATGGAGGCGAGGGAACCGCGCAGCGGCGATTTTGCTGGCCGGGAGCCGGGGGTGTCGGGGGCGCGGCGGGGAGCGCCCCTGACACGTTCGCCGTCACTGAGGCCTCTGTGGATGAAAACGCCCCGAGCGAACGGAACCCTTCCACCCTACACAAGGCCC includes:
- the ybl139 gene encoding ybl139, giving the protein MTANVSGALPAAPPTPPAPGQQNRRCAVPSPPFPRFRSVGIRHPAFPDLRPGLLGPSLGLAPSGPPQAAFKSAPGAFVHAGMTWLVNSGSAILMPDPTPQLSDFYVLQDGFCRCEITPPIHAFLFIFPYSSRHFSPIKNLKLSRGCWTPSPSPRRAREAGADGMDAVRGREPQGCGVAPGPEAGRGKPRGPRSGEGDRGSRGCWGRGGERPQPGRVRR